In Dioscorea cayenensis subsp. rotundata cultivar TDr96_F1 chromosome 9, TDr96_F1_v2_PseudoChromosome.rev07_lg8_w22 25.fasta, whole genome shotgun sequence, a genomic segment contains:
- the LOC120268558 gene encoding miraculin-like has translation MKIFLLITVLLSILTSTKAIIAVVLDTDGDILKPGAEYYIRPAARDIAGGIILNSPNNSCPLLIGQAKSGADLGYPVIFSPVNPNAETLNVGADTNIQVQVITICIQSNVWRLTGSEDDTALYYVATDGVKGNPGKDTLSNWFKVDEYMGYYKLRFCPGVCNFCKPVCGDLSVVIRDGKRWLVLDKENQPFPFEFVKAWEE, from the coding sequence ATGAAGATCTTTCTCTTGATCACTGTCCTCCTCTCCATCCTCACCTCGACCAAAGCGATAATCGCTGTCGTTCTCGACACTGACGGGGATATTCTTAAGCCCGGTGCAGAATACTACATCAGGCCAGCAGCTCGAGATATCGCTGGAGGAATCATTCTCAACAGCCCGAACAATTCTTGCCCATTACTCATCGGCCAAGCCAAGTCAGGAGCAGACTTGGGTTATCCAGTGATCTTCTCACCTGTAAACCCTAATGCTGAGACTCTCAACGTAGGGGCTGATACTAACATCCAGGTCCAAGTCATAACAATATGCATACAGTCTAATGTGTGGAGGCTAACTGGTTCTGAAGATGATACTGCACTGTACTATGTGGCTACTGATGGAGTTAAAGGGAATCCAGGAAAGGATACTTTGAGCAACTGGTTTAAAGTTGATGAGTATATGGGCTATTACAAGCTTAGATTTTGTCCTGGTGTATGCAACTTTTGTAAGCCTGTGTGTGGGGATTTGAGTGTTGTTATAAGGGATGGTAAGAGGTGGTTGGTTTTGGATAAGGAAAACCAACCATTCCCTTTTGAATTTGTCAAGGCATGGGAGGAGTGA